The Theileria equi strain WA chromosome 2 map unlocalized gcontig_1105316255037, whole genome shotgun sequence genomic sequence CCGTGCTAGGTTATTTTTACTAAATATTTGTGTTGAGTATGCGGGTGCGTCTTCCACTTTCCGGAATTTACCGACTTGGATCGCTGCGACAGATGTTATTACATATCTACTTTgaactttaaaatttaatgTTATTTTATACTGTTTAGATTATATGTGTATTGTGGAAATTTGAACCTGCTTGGAGGGGTCTGTTGCACATTTGCTCTGTGAAAATGAGATCAAtcttttgaacatttgTATATATTTCCTTGTAGTTTCGTCATTCAATATATGTGCGACTTCAGAtgtgaaaattttggatcTTCCAGCACGTTCGTGGATACCAACCATAGTAACACCCATTGGCCAGGCGGCATTGCCAATGGCAAGTAGCATATAAGCATCATGGGcatctttatattctcCCATTTCACAGCATTCTACGATtctgaaaagtttgtctaGTGTGTCAATTTCTAGTTTTTGCGATTTTAGTAATTTGAGTAGTGGTTTGATATCTTTCTTTGTTTGAACCAACATGGCTTCTTTTCTCTTTGCTCCAAGTGTATCACCTTTTTCAATAAGCTTGTCTCTCGTGTTTGTTAGTTCATCTTCCCACATCTTTAGCATTTCTACTACCCAGTTAAATATTCTATAAATTTAGATAACCACCGCAGTGAGTGATACCTGTAATGTTTAGAATCTTTAGGCAGATCTTTATAATCCTCGAAGAAATCATAAATTTTGCTTCCTGTACATTATTTGTGGCTGATAGTACAAACCTTTTTTACTTATATATTTGGATGTTATATCATTGTGCCTGGAGTTGTTTAAAGCTGTATGACATTAGATGAAAATACCTTCCCATCATAGTATCCACATATATATTTTGGCTAGATTCTACTTTTTCCACCTCGATTTCATTTTGGTAGAATCTCTCACATCTGTATATATGCATTGTAAATGTATCAGTGGGTAAGAACTGGATGAAAATACCAACCTTTCTTCATATGTTTCACCAAAAATGATTGCTGGTTGTCTTAACTTTCTTAGACGGCGAATAAGTTCATAAGTAGATATATCTAAACCACAATGAAGGTAATGTAAATGAAAATACCGCTTGGTTTCTTTAATGATTCATCAGAATCACTTTTATTTTGTGTTGAAACATTGTAAAAAGTCTCTAGTTTCTGAGAGTACAGATTTTATTTGATAAAGTTCAAAAATACCTGCAATCGCTCGTCTAAACACTTTCTCTTTGCTTCATTCCGCTGTTCAATATCCCTTTTAGCATCTagtttttgtttttcaacTTCTTCAGCTCGGTGTATCCATCTTTTGTGGTCTCCTTTCAGGTCTGGGACCAAGAGTTTAGTAGGCAATGTAAACAGTACCTCGTAAGCTTTGTTTCTTCTGATTTATTGCAGAAAATAATTTATCCATATTATATaaaattcatcatttgTTAATGAATCACATAAATTTACCCTGTTGACAGGAATTCGGGGAACGCCATAAACCCTCCAGCAAGAGATTCTTACAAAGTTCATGTACAATATACACACAATTTACTATACAAGAGCGGTGAGACGCTTAATCTCCTTAATCGATGCGTCCAGTCTTGCCTTCTCAGCGCTGTCAAGGTTTAGTTCGATAATCTTCTCGATACCTCCGGCTCCAATTATGGCAGGAGTACCACAATAGATGCCCTCATAACCATACTCTCCCTCGAGGTAACATGAGCAGACTATAACAGATTTCTTATCATTAAGGTAGGCAGAAGCCATTTCAATAGCAGCCGTTGCAGGAGCAAAATATGCAGATCCATGGACATAGAGGTTCAAGAGCTCAGCACCAGAGCTAATTGTGTGTTCTTCAATTTCCTTCAGATCCTCAGCGGTTATATCGCCCTTTTCAACAAAGTAGCTTATTGGGATTCCATTAATTGTAGCACGTGAAACTAGCGGTATCATACTATCTCCATGTGCACCAATCACAGATCCATGGACATACTTTGGATTAACACCAAGCTTTTGGGCAATATAGTAGCACATTCTTGACGAATCCAGGAGACCACCCATGCCTACAACCTTGTTCTTTGGGAATCCTGTCACCTCGCGTATGATGTTCGTCATTACATCCATCGGATTGGTAATGCATATCACAAAGGCATCTGGCGCATATTTTTTGATATTCTCAGCAACGGTTGTGATGATTTTGCTGTTGAATCCTACCAAGTCATCCCTTGTCCACTCCTTATTTGACTTTTCTGGTGCCTTGGCCAGCTATAATCGGTTAATGCATTATGTTTGGCAGAATATTAACTACATATGTCTACATATACTTACACCAGCGGTGATGATACAGACATCACTTCCAGCAATGTCCTCGTATTTGCAAGTACCTTTGCAGCTCAATGCCTTGTTTCCAACTGTTACAGCGTGCATTGTATCGAGTGCTTTTGCTGCTCCCAGGGCTACAAAATTATTGTACACATTGCATAGCAAACATCAaacatacttggcactaCATCAAAGAGTACAACGTCCGCAAGCTCACCAATCTGAGCCAAGAATCCCATGGTTCCACCAATGTTTCCGGCGCCAATAAGGCTAATTAGTCTTCTTTTCACAACGGGAACCATTTTCTATCCTTTATGTTATAAGTATTGAATTATACAGGGTGATAACAATTTTTAGAcaatatttgtaaattaGTACTATTTTATGTTTATGCCACGACGTATATTCAAAGAATCATTTGGAACATAAGGCCACGCCACTTTTGCGCACACCCCATTTGAGAAGGTACAGAGGGCAAATCCAGCTAAAAATTCATATAGTTGGTACACATCTGCACAATTTCTCTTCAGAGATAATTATGTTGGGGTCTGTTATGAGCACACTCATCCGTCCCTGCCGGTATTTCTACCAAAGATTTTCTAGACAGCATACATTATTACCCTATCGCGGTCCCTGGATATGTACTCACAGAATATAACGGATTCACATGCAGTTAGtgttttattttaaaagtGCGATATTATAACCGTGTCAGGTGGTATCATTTGTTTCTTGTTTTGATCCTTCCTTTCTCAAAGCCCTTATCTTCTGTTTCTTTTTATCCctcttcattttcttttttGCCGTTTTTTCGGACTCCTTTTGTATTCTGTGTAATCGTTTGGCTTGAAAGAGTTTTTTTTCCATATCTTCCCTCCACGCcctttccatttcttcGACCCTTTTCATTTCAATATTTCGACTTCTTCGATATAAATTCAGAAAATCACTGCCTATTACATATGTTTAGAGACTATTCCGACTGTTTATCATACCTGCTCCTGAGCTACTTCCCCAAACATTATAAATTCTCTCGGTTACCACCTTgtcttcctcttcttccttgttaTCATTCTTTGATACCAAAGGCATAACTAGGCACTTCCCAGTTGAGAGAAGgaccttttcttcctcattcGTCATCCCGTATCCTGTTAGGAATTTGTGTAGTATAAATACTTTAAGGATATCATTCTTAGTCTCCGTAAATTTATACGGTATGAACGTTTATCAGGAAACATCTACCACATGACATAATTTATAGTGGGTTTTTAGACTTTGGTGTGAAATACTTTTATTATTTGCAGAATATGTGGTTAATGTGATTTGTTTTTATCTACACGTCGTTTGTACAACCTTACCTTATACGTTCTAAGTGTATCAAACGTCTTATATTTTCAGTGCCACAACTTTGtgaaatatacaaacacACCATGAAGCTCTAGCTAATGCCAAGGCTTTTACACTTTATCGCATTGTTATGGTAAAATTTTCGttattttctttatataaacatttaGGAATTTAACACAGTCCTTTTCATTCATTTCACGGGGAAAGGATGG encodes the following:
- a CDS encoding L-lactate dehydrogenase, putative (encoded by transcript BEWA_042870A); its protein translation is MVPVVKRRLISLIGAGNIGGTMGFLAQIGELADVVLFDVVPTLGAAKALDTMHAVTVGNKALSCKGTCKYEDIAGSDVCIITAGLAKAPEKSNKEWTRDDLVGFNSKIITTVAENIKKYAPDAFVICITNPMDVMTNIIREVTGFPKNKVVGMGGLLDSSRMCYYIAQKLGVNPKYVHGSVIGAHGDSMIPLVSRATINGIPISYFVEKGDITAEDLKEIEEHTISSGAELLNLYVHGSAYFAPATAAIEMASAYLNDKKSVIVCSCYLEGEYGYEGIYCGTPAIIGAGGIEKIIELNLDSAEKARLDASIKEIKRLTALV
- a CDS encoding conserved hypothetical protein (encoded by transcript BEWA_042880A) — its product is MTNEEEKVLLSTGKCLVMPLVSKNDNKEEEEDKVVTERIYNVWGSSSGAGSDFLNLYRRSRNIEMKRVEEMERAWREDMEKKLFQAKRLHRIQKESEKTAKKKMKRDKKKQKIRALRKEGSKQETNDTT
- a CDS encoding pre-mRNA processing factor, putative (encoded by transcript BEWA_042860A); the protein is MDKLFSAINQKKQSLRDLKGDHKRWIHRAEEVEKQKLDAKRDIEQRNEAKRKCLDERLQKLETFYNVSTQNKSDSDESLKKPSDISTYELIRRLRKLRQPAIIFGETYEERCERFYQNEIEVEKVESSQNIYVDTMMGRHNDITSKYISKKGSKIYDFFEDYKDLPKDSKHYRIFNWVVEMLKMWEDELTNTRDKLIEKGDTLGAKRKEAMLVQTKKDIKPLLKLLKSQKLEIDTLDKLFRIVECCEMGEYKDAHDAYMLLAIGNAAWPMGVTMVGIHERAGRSKIFTSEVAHILNDETTRKYIQMFKRLISFSQSKCATDPSKQVQISTIHI